Sequence from the Opisthocomus hoazin isolate bOpiHoa1 chromosome 7, bOpiHoa1.hap1, whole genome shotgun sequence genome:
tctcttctttgaatcccatcTCCAGTGTCCCATCATGCCATTATCCAGTTATATCTTAAAATGTTATTTCCTTACGGCAGAtggcagaagagcaaagcaaGGTCTTGCTCCGAAAAATATGTGATTTATTCAGACAAGTGTTTTTCCTTATGATCAGTGAAGTCAACAGAGCAAAACTTTTAGAAACCATGAATGAGaaagagaaagctgaagaaaaagaaggtgGGTGGTACGAAGTAATTGGCAGGTTGGTCTATGAGTAGATATGAAAGAGGTAGTAAACGTAGCTGAGAGGAGCTGTTGTAACATAGAGACAAGTCGAGGGCTTGTAAGGACAAGTCTGATATAAGAAGTCAGCTACCAGTGGAGAAACAGTctgtgagggagggagaaggaattCCAGTTTCTCAGTCACGCGACTAGTAAACACTTGCTACATTACAGGCATGCTTCTGAGAGGGCATGTTTCCCTGTTAGACATGAAGAGAACTGTCATAGGAAAAGAGATGCTAAAATGTGATTAGAAGAATAGGTAGGCATTTTATCTTTTACTCATCTGGTCCATCTGCAtatatttgctttgcttttggtgAGAAGTGGGTCAGCAAAACCCTAGGATCCAATTTCTAGAGCTACATTTTTAATTCGCGATGCTTATCTATACTGGTAAGCTTACAATGCCCTATTTACTGTGTGGTTTTATTAACCCACGCTGAAAAGCACGTATCTTATGTTTGTCTTAAATATAGACACTGCATTTTTTTGAGTTAGTCATCATGTAAGTAAAGCTGCTCAGTGGACCAAACTGGCAAGCCCTGCTCAAGAATTCGTCTTGTCTTTCAAGCCTGTGAATGAATTTAGCTCTAACTATGAAAAGTTAGCCAGCTTGATCAAATAAAGCAGTGGCTGGTGAAATAAAATATGTGCTTTCTAAATAGTTCTGtcgttgcttcttttttttctgaatacgcatcaaagttttttttttatgaaaaagagATCCATGTGATAACCTTTTAACACAGACAATAAACCTGCTTAGGTTTCTCTGACAAACCCGAAATCCTACACACACATGCATCATATCTAAAAAAGGCAGAGTGAATTCACCTACCATGTGGGAAAATCCCTGCACCCAAGTTGTCTTCAGTTTGAGCTGTTTCCTATGTAGGAACAGTTGTAGACAGTGTTATCTTGCAACCTACTCTTTCTACATCCTCTTCACCTCCTTTGCTGGCAGTCTAGGCTCAAACCACAGATGAGTAATCACAGGCAGTCTCCAAAGTAGTTAGTATATTTGGTGGTAGAACTGCACCACAATAAATATTCCCTGTTCTCATATTTCCTGAACATAACAATTAGATCTTTGGGGAAGAGAATTACTGAGTGTCAGAGTGATGATATAATCGATGAGTACCAGTTGTCTCATAGCTATGGTTGTATACCCTTTCTTACTTAAAGGTCAGCTCTTCTAAGTGCTTCTAAGACACGCACACAACTCCTCCAGTGCCACTGCTTTAGTCAGGGCTGCCGTTTTACTGCTATTTTCACATTGAAGCTGTTGACACCCACAGCCCTGGTAGTGCCTAAGATAAACTTAATTGTTAATGGTTTTCTAAACTCACACGTGGCCACTGCAATTCCCAGAGGAAAGAAGGGTAAATGACAAATTGTACTCAGACAGTCCCCACCTCACATGAGTCTAAGTGACACCCTGGCAGGTTCTCCTGTGCATACAGAGCGCAGTAGCCTGCCAGGTTTCGCATGAGGGTTCCTGGGACATGCAATAAGCTTTGCTGGAATGCCACAGTTGGTGGCAAGTTCTTGGGCAATCACATACAAAGGAAGTGAGAGGAATTGGGGAAGTGTGAGAATGCAACAAGACAAGAGAATGAATCTCAATAGGGTGACATACCAGCCAGACATCTCTTCTTCTGAGCAGATCCCAGCATCTAGTGGTACCTGATTCCTGTCTTTCTATCCTTGTCTCTCCACTGACTTAGAGAGGAGGAGAGTGTTGTGGATAAGAAATCTGCCATATTCATATGGCTGAAACTCTGTTCAGTCCACCAGAATAATAGAAAGTGCACCTCTGTTATTTGTGGTGCACGTTCTGATCTCCTTTGACTTTCCCAAAAAAAAGACCTGGGATTGCAGGACCCTACCCCTCTGGAAGTGTCTTAGCTACTCATCCTGCTTCTGGTGTAGAAGCTTGCATCTGACTGACCTTGGCCACCCTAGACATTTGGGTTCCTATGCATGTGTCCCTCCAGGACTGTTTAAAAGCTTTGATCTCCTACAAACACAGTTTCTTTCTTCTAAATAAAACACGCACCAAGAAGCccgtaaaaacaaacaaaaatgttgttaaagctgacatttttcctttttggtaACAGAAGGCTGGAATCTAACCAACCAGGTCCTGAAGAACTAACAGATGACAACCCATCAGCCTACAGAGGGTTTTTTATTGCATCCGGGCTGGAATCGGCCCAAAGATACTACTCAGGGCGGACAATGAACACCACTGCTAAGTGCCATGATGATCACACCCTGGATAAGTATTTGTTTCCATTTGTGTACAGCATTGTGATGATGATCAGTATTCCCATCAATGGCTTATCCCTCTATGCGTCTTGCGTTCAAGTGAGGAAAAGGAATGAATTAGCAGTCTAcctcttcagcctgtccctggctgACCTTTTGTactctttgcttctgcctctgtgGATTGATTATGCCTGGAATGGAGATAACTGGAAGCTTTCAGCCTTGCTTTGTCAGATTTCTGCCTTCCTTATGTATATGAATTTCTACACCAGCACTGCGTTCCTCGCTTGCATCTCTGTTGATAGGTACCTGGCATTAGTTCACCCCTTGAAGCTCCAGCACTTGCGCACAAGAAAATTTTCGTTGCTTGTCAGCATAATCGTTTGGCTTGTGGAAAGCGTCTTGAATTCAGTCATATTGGTGAACAAAGAAGTATTCAGTGATCCTTGCAATTTCACTAATCATACGTTATGCTATGATATATACCCCCTGGAATGGTGGCAGGCACAGATAAATTTATTCCGGATATGCTCAGGGTACCTGGTCCCTTTGATAATCATTTTGTTTTGCTACCATAAAATCTACCAAGTAGTGAGATGTAATCAAGCCACAgtagatgaagaaaagaaaaaagtgaggaaACTTATTCTGAATATCACAGTTACTTTCATTGTTTGCTTCACTCCTTATCACGTTATGTTGCTTATTCGCAGCATCAAAGAACCTTACACCACTGACCCACAGCTTTTGCAGTTGTTGTATAaggtttacagaatcacacaggcCTTAACAAGTGTGAATTGCATTGCTGATCCCATTCTTTACTGCTTTGTGAGTGAAACTGCACGAACAGACATAGTGAATTTGCTCAGGTGTTGCTTGTGCCTACGAAAGCGTGAGGGAGAGGAAGCAAAAGACCGTGCTCTGTACAGTTCTGCTACAAAGAGCAGTGCACTGGTGGTCACCTACAAAACTTCCTGTGAAATGGGGACTGTCAAAAATGCCTGAGAGAGCACATTCAAAGCAAAACTGGATAAcctaaagaggaaagaaagaaaaattcttccCCAGTGTGTACCTAGGAAATAACCCATAAGTCACAGATCCTAATCCAAGTGAAACAAGTAGCTGGAGCTAAGAACTTATTACAGGGTCTATGAAATCAATGGAGcatcaaaacatatttttaaattaggcATGGTACATGAATCAATGTCAACAAAAAAACATAGTCAAGAAAAATGACCATGACATACTGACAAAATCACTGAGGATCCCCCACAGAACTGCCTCCTGTCGCAGCTTGCTAGCTAGCCCATGTGCTGGGCATACATGTACTCAGCTGCAGGAAAGCTGAAGTCATCTGAACCTTGACTGGCAAGCTGGTAACAATGGACAAGAAGAAATCTGAGGgtctcaacaacttttttgcctgtcttcactggcaatctctcttcccacacctgtcaagtggatggaccacatgacaggggctggaggagcccagtccctcccactgtaagataagatcaggttcgtgaacatctgagaaacctgaacatacataagtctatgggacctgatgagatgcaccccagagtcctCAAATGAATTggttgatgtagttgccaagccactctccatgacattaGAAAAGTCATGGTGGTTGAATGACGACGCTGGTGACTGAAAAAAGGGatacattgcacccatttttacaAAGGGTAGAAagcaggaccctgggaactaccaacctcacctctgtgcctgggaaggctGTGGAACAGATCGTCCTAGAAGCCATCcgaaggcacatggaggacagggaggtgattcaagacagcctgcatggcttcaccaagggcaagtcctgcctgactgacctagtggccttctgtgaatgagtgactacatcagtggaaaaGGCAatagctatggatgtcatctgtctgaaTTTTGTAAGTcatttgacatggtcccccagagacaacatccttctctctaaattagagaggtatggatttggtgggtggactgtttggtggatgaggaattggttggatggtcacatccggagggtagtggtcaacggctcatcATCTAGATGGAGGTCGATGACAAGTGGTGTACCTTAGGGCTCCATATTGGGGCCAGTACTGTTTattatcttcatcaatgacacatacagtgggatcaagtgcaccctgagcaagtttgcagatgacaccaagctgaatggcgTGGCTGATATGcgtgagggacaggatgccatcctgagggacctggacaagctggagaagtgggcccatgtgaacctcatgagtttcaacaaggccaagtacagtgtcctgcacctgggtcagggcaacccctggtatctgtagaggctgggggatgaagggattgagagcagccctgaggagaagaacttgggagtactggtggatgaaaagcttgacatgagacaccaatgtgcgctcacagcccaaaACAcgaaccatatcctgggctacgtcaaaagcagtgtggccagcaggtcaagggaggtgattcttgccctctgctccactctggtgagaccttgcctgagtcctgcatccagctctggagccctcagcacatgaaagacatggacctgttggagcgggtccagaggaggccacaaaaatgattggaggactggaacacctctcccttTCAGAACAagctgagagagtcggggctgttcagcctggagaagagaaggctgcagggagaccttactgcagcctttcagtactcaaagggggctcgtaagaaagatgaggacagatattttagcagggcctgtagcgacaggacaaggggtaatggttttaaactaaaagagggtcgATTCAGACTGtgtataaggaggaaattttttgtaaggagggtggtgaaaccctgacacagattgctcagagaggtggtagatgcctcaaccctggaaacattcaaggtgaggctggatggggctctgagcaacctgatctagtggtagatgtccctgctcattgcaggggggtttgacttgatgatcttcaaaggtcacttccaacccaaactattctgtgagtCTCTGAGTCTATGAACCTAGtcatttgttttccagttttaatAGAAGCCTGAAAGTTAGCAGGGAAGGAGCctatgtgggattttttttttaaaatcagtactGTGATAGAAATTAATAAAGCATGCACACATGTGGAGATCGTTCATATGATTGACAAAGGAGCAGTCAGAGGGAGGGTGATAAATCTTCTCTCTAATTTCCTGGTGTAATTTATGCTGCTATGATGGTTCCTGTGTTTCAGCAATGATTCAAGTTCTCCTTCAGCATACCGCTGACATTAGCCACTTCTTAAAATTGTTTACTTCATGTGGATGGGTACTTACCTGCTCTTaagcttttcagcttttgttttctttggaaaatatatGTTCTAATGTATAACCATATGTCATGTGGTTTCACTACCATATCAATATAGTGTGTGAGATCGTTGAAGTTTCGTTACTTCAAGTGCATATAAAGAACCAAATTCTAGCCACAGGTGGTTGAACTCTGATGAAATTTTTCCAGATATGTACAGGGAGGAAAGAGAAGTATGGAAAGGTAAGGTTTCACATCTCCACAACATAAAAGACCAGCCTTCAAACTTGTTTAATACGACCGAAATCTGGAGCATGGTTACATCTGCAAAGTCAATAGAGCAATGAGGTTTATAGTGATTTACTTAACCACACGTGGAGGCCTCAAGTGGATGTTCCAGGGCTCTCAGTCTGCCggtttttaaaaaagtcaaagaaCAAACCAACAAGCAATACTAACAAACTAGCAAAGAACACAAATATACCAACAAACAAGAAGAATGGCAGCAGAAGAACCCACATTTTAAAAGGATTGAAGTTAGCACAAATCAAAAGTACAGCTAATTCAGGGACCTGGTCCTGCGCAGGCCCCTGCAACAACGACATGGTTCCTTGGCAGTGGCGGGCACTTGTTCCTCTGAAAAGAGTTAAAACACCatggaaagtcttttttttttctcctctcacaaCCTCTTCACTTTTGTTCAGTTGCCAGGAAGAATGTTGGGTTATGCTGGTTGTCCAGTTTCATAGGgaacaaatatttctttccatcAGAAAAATCCACCTCTACCAAGTCTGTGTAGTGGAAAGATTTTGACTGTCACTTTTCAACACACTTTTAGGACTGACATTATCCTTGGAGCAAACACTGATTACAAGCAATATGGAAATTCTTGTGAGAATATCCCTCTGTGTGTAAATTATAAATTTTTCAATTACAAAGAGCCACTTTCATTGTTTTCATGAGTTCCTGTTTGTGTCTATTTATACTTTCAATTAATTTCACATTCCGAGAGGGGAACTTGAGAGAATGAGgtggctgggcttgttcagcctggagaagagaaggctttgaggGACCTAATGTCAGCCTTGCAATACCTGCGAGGAAGTATTGAGAAGATGAAGCCAAGCTCTTCACGAGAATGCATAGCAGGGGCACAAGAAATCATGCACATAACTTGAACCAAGAATGGTCAGAGCTGATATAAGGAAAAACTTTCGAACTGTGAGGACTGCCAAGCATTGGAGCGGGTTGCAACAAGGCATTCTGCATGTTCCATCCTGGAAGGTTGTCGAGACCcaactggaaaaagccctgagcagcctggtctggcctCACAGCTGACCTTCCTTTGAgcgggaggttggactagagacttcCTGTGATCCCC
This genomic interval carries:
- the GPR65 gene encoding G-protein coupled receptor 65, with translation MNTTAKCHDDHTLDKYLFPFVYSIVMMISIPINGLSLYASCVQVRKRNELAVYLFSLSLADLLYSLLLPLWIDYAWNGDNWKLSALLCQISAFLMYMNFYTSTAFLACISVDRYLALVHPLKLQHLRTRKFSLLVSIIVWLVESVLNSVILVNKEVFSDPCNFTNHTLCYDIYPLEWWQAQINLFRICSGYLVPLIIILFCYHKIYQVVRCNQATVDEEKKKVRKLILNITVTFIVCFTPYHVMLLIRSIKEPYTTDPQLLQLLYKVYRITQALTSVNCIADPILYCFVSETARTDIVNLLRCCLCLRKREGEEAKDRALYSSATKSSALVVTYKTSCEMGTVKNA